Proteins encoded together in one Candidatus Paceibacterota bacterium window:
- a CDS encoding glycine--tRNA ligase, with product MATKKKEQTNQVMESIISLAKRRGYIFQGSEIYGGLAGTWDYGPLGVALKNNVKNLWWKRFVTDREDMYGMDAAILMNQTAWKASGHVAGFSDPLVECSKCKRRFRADQLPEENRAKSLCPECGGKLGAEKQFNMMFKTYVGATEDEAAVSYLRPETAQGMFVNFKNVIDTFHPKLPFGMAQIGKAFRNEIAPRDFIFRVREFEQMEIEYFVDPKDWKPTFEHFVEQVHAFTDDVGLSKEKVHELEVPADSLAHYSKRTIDFEYDYPFGRKELYGLAYRTDFDLKAHAAMSNVDLSYFDEEAKVRFVPHVIEPSFGVDRTILAILADAYREDELGGEKRVYLKLSPNVAPVKVAVFPLLKNKEALTEKAREIYKVLRTEFGAVEYDEAGSIGKRYRRQDEIGTPFCVTVDFDTIEKDGSPLTIRDRDTGNQEKIALKDLVSYLAQKLNK from the coding sequence ATGGCAACTAAGAAAAAAGAGCAGACGAATCAGGTAATGGAGAGCATCATCTCTCTCGCAAAGAGGCGCGGATATATATTCCAGGGCTCTGAGATATACGGCGGCCTGGCCGGTACCTGGGACTACGGCCCTCTCGGCGTCGCCCTGAAGAACAACGTGAAAAACCTCTGGTGGAAGCGCTTCGTCACCGACAGGGAAGACATGTACGGCATGGACGCTGCAATCCTTATGAATCAGACGGCATGGAAGGCGTCGGGACATGTCGCGGGATTCTCGGACCCTCTCGTCGAATGCTCGAAATGCAAGAGGCGTTTCCGCGCCGATCAGCTCCCTGAAGAGAATCGAGCCAAGAGCCTATGCCCTGAATGCGGCGGCAAATTGGGCGCGGAAAAGCAGTTCAACATGATGTTCAAGACCTACGTCGGCGCTACTGAAGACGAAGCAGCGGTCTCGTACCTCCGCCCGGAGACGGCGCAGGGCATGTTCGTCAATTTCAAAAACGTCATAGACACCTTTCACCCGAAGCTTCCGTTCGGCATGGCGCAGATAGGCAAGGCGTTCCGAAACGAGATCGCTCCGCGAGATTTCATATTCCGCGTCCGCGAATTTGAACAGATGGAGATCGAGTATTTCGTCGACCCGAAGGATTGGAAGCCGACGTTCGAGCATTTCGTCGAACAGGTCCACGCGTTCACGGACGACGTCGGCCTTTCGAAGGAAAAGGTCCACGAGCTCGAAGTGCCGGCTGATTCTTTGGCTCACTATTCCAAGCGCACGATCGATTTCGAATACGACTATCCGTTCGGCAGGAAAGAGCTCTACGGCCTCGCATACCGCACCGATTTCGATTTGAAGGCCCATGCCGCCATGTCGAACGTAGACCTCTCGTATTTCGATGAAGAGGCGAAGGTTCGCTTCGTGCCGCACGTCATCGAGCCTTCGTTCGGCGTCGATCGGACCATCCTCGCCATCCTCGCCGACGCATACCGCGAAGACGAGCTCGGCGGCGAGAAGCGCGTCTATCTGAAGCTTTCCCCGAACGTCGCTCCGGTCAAAGTCGCCGTATTCCCGCTCCTTAAAAACAAGGAAGCCCTCACGGAAAAGGCGCGCGAAATTTACAAGGTCCTCCGCACCGAATTCGGCGCTGTCGAGTACGACGAAGCCGGTTCGATAGGCAAGAGGTACCGCCGCCAGGACGAGATCGGCACGCCGTTCTGCGTCACGGTCGATTTCGATACCATCGAAAAGGACGGCAGTCCTCTCACAATCCGCGACCGCGACACGGGCAATCAGGAGAAGATCGCCCTCAAGGACCTCGTCTCGTATCTCGCCCAGAAATTGAATAAATAG
- a CDS encoding TatD family hydrolase, with protein MRPRFVDIHAHTNFAVFDADRGEVIKRALDAGVWMINIGIGEESSKKAVYMTAENPVGVYAIIGLHPMHANEEAFNADFYRSLAKNGAKVVGIGECGLDYYRNPSDEERARQKAAFVGQIELALELDLPLMLHIRSGEGGNAYEDVINMLKPYKEKYGDKLRGDAHFFAGSVKDAKEFLGFGFCLSYTGVVTFASQYKELVAATPIDRIMSETDCPYVAPVPERGKRNEPSFVIHTADHLIGMKGLGLEEGRKQLVDNAFRLWRL; from the coding sequence ATGCGCCCGCGATTCGTAGACATTCACGCTCACACGAACTTCGCTGTTTTCGATGCCGACCGGGGCGAGGTCATAAAACGCGCCCTCGATGCCGGCGTGTGGATGATCAATATCGGCATAGGGGAGGAGTCGTCCAAAAAGGCTGTATACATGACGGCTGAAAATCCTGTCGGCGTATACGCCATCATCGGCCTTCATCCGATGCATGCGAACGAAGAGGCTTTCAACGCCGATTTCTATCGCTCTCTCGCAAAAAACGGCGCCAAGGTCGTGGGCATAGGCGAATGCGGCCTCGATTACTATCGCAATCCAAGCGACGAAGAGCGCGCCCGCCAGAAAGCGGCGTTTGTCGGTCAGATCGAATTGGCTCTCGAGCTCGACCTGCCGCTCATGCTCCATATCCGTTCGGGCGAGGGTGGAAATGCCTATGAGGACGTCATAAATATGCTGAAGCCATACAAGGAAAAGTACGGAGACAAGCTCCGCGGCGACGCGCATTTCTTTGCGGGCAGCGTCAAGGATGCAAAAGAATTTCTCGGCTTCGGTTTCTGTCTTTCCTATACAGGTGTCGTGACATTTGCAAGTCAATACAAAGAACTCGTCGCAGCTACGCCGATCGACCGCATCATGTCCGAAACAGACTGCCCTTATGTCGCGCCTGTTCCCGAGCGCGGCAAGCGCAATGAGCCGTCGTTCGTGATCCATACCGCTGATCATCTTATCGGAATGAAGGGTCTCGGTCTCGAAGAGGGCAGGAAACAGCTCGTAGACAACGCTTTCAGGCTTTGGAGGCTCTAA
- the rpsR gene encoding 30S ribosomal protein S18 yields the protein MSKQCFFKQHNIEHIDYKDTDILKKFLNPHARIQGKKRTNVSATNQRKLALAVKRARFMGLLPYVAR from the coding sequence ATGAGCAAACAGTGTTTCTTCAAGCAGCACAACATCGAGCACATCGACTATAAGGACACGGATATCCTCAAGAAATTCTTGAACCCTCATGCCCGCATCCAGGGCAAGAAGCGTACCAACGTTTCTGCGACGAACCAGCGCAAGCTCGCTCTCGCCGTTAAGAGGGCAAGGTTCATGGGGCTCCTCCCGTATGTAGCTCGATAA
- the metG gene encoding methionine--tRNA ligase translates to MSKTFYITTTLPYVNAEPHMGHALEFVRADIIARWKKLSGYEVFFNTGTDEHGQKLFKAAEKAGMPVQEFVDQSAVSFKTLLPALGISEDVHFIRTTDPHHETAAQEFWKRVAKNGFIYKKNYQSKYCIGCEETKTDSELVDGKCPIHPNLEIETISEENYFFRFSAFSDKLLALYDAKDDAKRHHIVPDFRMNEMREFVKRGLEDFSISRLKSKMSWGVPVPDDDSHVMYVWFDALVNYISTLGWPEDAKDFERFWAKGTPTQYCGKDNTRFQSVMWQAMLLAAGLPPTHTVVVNGFVTGEGGIKMSKSLGNVVNPVDVVKEYGTDALRYFVAREISSFEDSPFTMERFKNAYNTNLANGLGNLVSRVMKMRKTYDVKPGDWLLEKSYASKALERFDIKAAIDEIWGRIDDLNKFIQENRPFEKVKTDKEGAEKDLQYLGKEVLKIGIELEPFMPAAAKAIQELVREHKMPDTPLFLRKD, encoded by the coding sequence ATGTCCAAGACTTTCTATATAACGACGACCCTGCCATATGTGAACGCAGAGCCTCATATGGGACACGCGCTCGAATTCGTGCGCGCCGACATCATAGCCCGCTGGAAGAAGCTTTCCGGCTATGAGGTCTTCTTCAATACCGGCACCGACGAGCACGGACAGAAGCTCTTTAAGGCCGCCGAAAAGGCCGGCATGCCCGTCCAGGAATTCGTCGACCAGAGCGCGGTGAGCTTCAAGACCCTTTTGCCCGCGCTCGGCATATCTGAAGACGTCCATTTTATCCGCACGACCGATCCTCATCATGAAACGGCGGCGCAGGAGTTCTGGAAGAGGGTCGCGAAGAACGGCTTTATCTACAAAAAGAACTATCAATCGAAATACTGCATAGGCTGCGAAGAGACCAAGACCGATTCAGAGCTCGTAGACGGCAAATGCCCGATCCATCCGAATCTCGAGATCGAGACTATAAGCGAAGAGAACTATTTCTTCAGATTCAGCGCGTTCAGCGACAAGCTTTTAGCGCTGTACGATGCCAAAGACGATGCAAAGCGTCATCATATCGTCCCTGATTTCCGCATGAACGAGATGCGCGAATTCGTCAAGCGCGGCCTGGAAGATTTCAGCATATCGCGCCTTAAATCAAAGATGTCCTGGGGCGTTCCCGTGCCGGACGACGACAGCCACGTGATGTATGTCTGGTTCGATGCGCTCGTGAACTATATTTCGACGCTCGGCTGGCCTGAAGACGCGAAGGATTTCGAAAGATTCTGGGCAAAAGGCACGCCGACCCAGTACTGCGGCAAAGACAATACCCGATTCCAGTCCGTCATGTGGCAGGCGATGCTTCTGGCCGCTGGATTGCCGCCGACCCATACCGTCGTCGTGAACGGCTTCGTCACGGGCGAAGGGGGCATAAAGATGTCCAAATCTCTCGGCAACGTCGTGAATCCCGTCGACGTCGTAAAAGAGTACGGAACCGATGCCCTGCGCTATTTCGTCGCACGCGAGATCAGCTCGTTCGAAGACTCTCCATTCACTATGGAGCGATTTAAGAACGCGTACAACACCAATCTAGCAAACGGCCTCGGTAACCTCGTCTCGCGCGTCATGAAGATGAGGAAGACGTATGACGTAAAACCAGGCGATTGGCTTTTAGAGAAGTCATACGCCTCGAAAGCACTTGAAAGATTCGATATAAAAGCGGCGATCGATGAGATATGGGGCCGAATTGATGATCTCAATAAATTCATTCAGGAGAATCGCCCTTTCGAAAAGGTAAAGACAGATAAGGAAGGAGCCGAAAAAGATCTTCAGTACCTGGGTAAGGAGGTCTTGAAGATAGGCATCGAGCTCGAGCCGTTCATGCCGGCGGCCGCCAAGGCTATTCAGGAACTCGTCCGAGAGCATAAGATGCCCGATACGCCGCTTTTCTTGAGGAAAGACTAA
- the rpsF gene encoding 30S ribosomal protein S6, protein MTETAKTAGTVYEVGFHIVPTVSPENLPKEVDAIKAVLGAQQATIISEEFPKLRNLAYTMIKPIGPARHRFDTAYFGWIKFEAPTDAVAELDKAMKGSEKVLRHLIVKTVRENTLYGAKILAEEKKEAKADAVKDGKPASAEDLDKSIDKLVA, encoded by the coding sequence ATGACAGAGACAGCTAAGACGGCAGGCACCGTCTACGAAGTGGGCTTCCACATCGTCCCCACTGTTTCTCCAGAGAATCTCCCTAAGGAGGTAGACGCCATCAAGGCCGTCCTCGGAGCGCAGCAGGCAACGATCATATCGGAAGAATTCCCCAAGCTTCGCAATCTTGCCTATACCATGATCAAGCCGATCGGACCGGCTCGACATAGGTTCGATACGGCCTATTTCGGCTGGATCAAGTTCGAGGCTCCGACCGACGCGGTCGCGGAGCTCGACAAGGCGATGAAGGGTTCGGAGAAAGTGCTCCGCCACCTCATCGTAAAGACGGTCCGCGAGAATACGCTCTACGGAGCAAAGATCCTCGCCGAAGAGAAGAAGGAGGCAAAGGCTGACGCCGTGAAGGACGGCAAGCCGGCATCCGCAGAGGACCTCGACAAGTCTATCGACAAGCTCGTCGCCTAA
- a CDS encoding pitrilysin family protein — protein MLFKKTILPNGVRVVTAPMKDNPTVTVMVSVNTGSFYELPDQAGLSHFLEHMCFKGTVKRPSARMITTELDSIGAVYNAYTSQEVTGYWAKADTRHFSRIADIVADIFKNSTFPEKEIEVEKGVVMGEIDMYKDDPQEKIGRAVAEHMFKGQPAERDILGTKESVQAITREALVAYRTSQYTAPNVVVTIAGGVNESDMLAWATESFSSLSSEKPRPEFLTMNKDQKAPESVFVDKDTDQAHIVMVWRTFDRKHPDRDIARIIKNILKSGMSSRLFMRLRDEMGSGYYISAAQALHTSFGFFAITTGTTHARVPEIVAAIVAETEKLKNEPITKDELDKVKEFTRAHRLMSLETSDDVASYCGDQEAYDGEILTPEEFEAIANKITAEDIMRVAKVVFDKDRLTVAAIGKGIDREAVIKAVS, from the coding sequence ATGCTATTCAAGAAAACCATACTGCCGAACGGAGTCAGGGTCGTCACGGCTCCGATGAAAGACAATCCGACCGTCACGGTGATGGTTTCCGTGAATACGGGCTCGTTCTACGAGCTTCCCGATCAGGCGGGCCTCTCTCATTTTCTCGAGCATATGTGCTTCAAAGGCACGGTCAAACGCCCGTCGGCACGCATGATAACGACGGAGCTCGATTCCATCGGAGCCGTCTACAATGCCTATACGTCCCAGGAGGTGACGGGATACTGGGCCAAGGCCGATACCAGGCATTTCAGCCGCATTGCCGACATCGTCGCCGACATATTCAAGAACTCGACCTTCCCTGAAAAGGAGATCGAGGTAGAGAAGGGCGTCGTCATGGGCGAGATAGACATGTACAAGGACGATCCGCAGGAAAAGATCGGCCGCGCCGTCGCCGAGCATATGTTCAAAGGCCAGCCTGCCGAGCGCGATATCTTGGGAACTAAAGAGAGCGTACAGGCCATCACGCGCGAGGCGCTCGTCGCATACAGGACTTCGCAGTATACAGCCCCGAACGTCGTCGTGACCATCGCCGGAGGCGTCAACGAATCCGATATGCTCGCATGGGCGACTGAGAGCTTCTCCAGCCTTTCGTCCGAAAAGCCGCGACCGGAATTCCTGACGATGAACAAAGACCAGAAGGCGCCCGAATCTGTCTTCGTGGACAAAGACACCGATCAGGCGCATATCGTCATGGTCTGGAGGACGTTCGACAGGAAGCATCCCGACCGTGACATAGCCCGTATCATAAAGAATATCCTCAAGAGCGGCATGAGCTCGCGCCTCTTCATGCGCCTGCGCGATGAGATGGGATCGGGATACTACATATCTGCCGCGCAGGCGCTTCATACCAGCTTCGGCTTCTTCGCTATCACGACGGGCACGACGCACGCTCGTGTCCCGGAGATAGTCGCTGCCATCGTCGCGGAGACGGAAAAGCTCAAAAACGAGCCGATTACTAAGGACGAGCTCGATAAGGTCAAAGAATTCACCCGTGCCCACCGATTGATGTCGCTCGAAACCTCTGACGACGTGGCGTCATATTGTGGCGACCAGGAAGCATATGACGGCGAGATACTCACTCCCGAAGAATTTGAGGCGATCGCGAACAAGATAACGGCCGAAGACATTATGCGCGTCGCAAAGGTCGTCTTTGACAAGGACAGGCTCACTGTCGCGGCGATAGGAAAAGGAATAGACAGAGAGGCTGTTATCAAGGCCGTATCGTAG
- a CDS encoding AI-2E family transporter translates to MKNPGTRIEITTGTIARAILLALLTIAMFALKDIILVVLTAVVIASAIEPGIHWLMDKKIPRIFSALIIYGAVAALVVSAFYTVIPRLLEDTSEFLSSVPQYIESSSLWNPLGNPANEPTSVVAANISHGVQTTAQNKLLITATGVQPDEYSIQGVLQSIDEAISSVSAGFVHSASSVFGGVLSFILIVVLSFYLAVQEDGVEKLMRVIIPDPDESYAINLWRRVRTKIGLWMQGQIVLALLVGILVYLGLLVLGVKNALLFAVLAAALEMIPLFGPILAAVPAVAASYNDGGTSSALIVAGLYLIVHQFENHLIYPLVVKKIVGVHPILVIISLLVGYKLAGFLGIILSVPASTLLVELIDDMERGRTKKQPKT, encoded by the coding sequence ATGAAGAATCCGGGAACGAGGATCGAAATAACGACCGGCACCATAGCCAGGGCAATACTTCTCGCGCTCCTCACGATAGCGATGTTCGCCCTCAAAGACATCATCCTCGTCGTCTTGACGGCAGTCGTCATCGCGTCAGCGATCGAGCCGGGCATCCACTGGCTCATGGACAAGAAGATCCCGCGCATCTTTTCGGCGCTTATTATCTATGGAGCCGTCGCGGCCCTCGTCGTCAGCGCGTTCTATACCGTTATCCCTCGGCTTCTCGAGGATACGTCGGAATTCTTGAGCTCGGTGCCGCAATACATCGAATCTTCGTCCCTTTGGAATCCTCTCGGCAATCCCGCGAACGAGCCTACTTCTGTGGTCGCAGCGAATATCTCCCATGGCGTCCAGACAACGGCCCAGAATAAGCTCCTTATCACCGCTACCGGAGTCCAGCCGGACGAATACTCCATCCAGGGCGTTCTCCAGTCCATCGATGAAGCTATAAGCTCGGTCTCCGCAGGATTCGTGCATTCGGCGAGCTCGGTGTTCGGCGGCGTGCTGTCGTTCATCCTCATCGTCGTGCTCTCGTTCTATCTCGCCGTCCAGGAAGACGGCGTTGAAAAATTGATGCGCGTCATAATCCCTGATCCGGACGAATCGTATGCCATAAACCTCTGGAGGAGGGTCCGTACCAAGATCGGCCTCTGGATGCAGGGTCAGATCGTGCTCGCGCTTCTGGTCGGCATTCTGGTGTATCTCGGTCTTCTCGTCCTTGGCGTCAAGAACGCGCTCCTCTTCGCCGTTCTTGCGGCCGCGCTCGAGATGATCCCTCTCTTCGGCCCGATACTTGCCGCCGTCCCTGCGGTAGCAGCGTCGTATAACGATGGGGGGACGTCGTCGGCCCTCATCGTCGCAGGCCTGTATCTGATCGTCCATCAGTTCGAAAATCATCTCATATATCCTCTCGTCGTGAAGAAGATCGTGGGCGTCCATCCGATCCTCGTCATCATATCGCTCCTCGTCGGCTACAAGCTCGCTGGATTCCTTGGTATCATCCTCTCTGTCCCGGCTTCGACCCTTCTCGTCGAGCTTATAGACGATATGGAGCGAGGCCGCACCAAAAAGCAGCCTAAGACCTAA
- a CDS encoding recombination protein O N-terminal domain-containing protein: MSYAVYSTRGFIVGSGPSGEASKIYSVYTEDFGLIRAKAQGVRLAQSKLRYNLDDYAFCTLSLVKGKEVWRLTGAENLDISRKDADSFRARARVLSLVRRLVQGQERNDALFQALIALTSDVPPKETNVLSGILSSLGYLDLAALEGKAEREVIQAINKALQETQL, encoded by the coding sequence ATGTCATACGCGGTCTACAGCACGAGGGGTTTCATCGTCGGGAGCGGTCCTTCCGGCGAAGCGTCCAAGATATATTCGGTCTATACCGAAGACTTCGGCCTCATACGCGCCAAGGCCCAGGGAGTGCGCCTCGCGCAGTCGAAACTGCGCTATAACCTTGACGACTACGCCTTTTGTACCCTTTCGCTCGTAAAAGGAAAGGAGGTCTGGAGGCTTACGGGCGCCGAAAACCTCGACATCTCGCGAAAAGACGCCGATTCGTTCCGCGCTCGCGCGAGGGTGCTGTCGCTCGTCCGACGCCTCGTCCAAGGCCAAGAACGCAACGATGCCCTCTTTCAGGCTCTTATCGCCCTTACTTCCGACGTTCCGCCTAAAGAAACCAATGTTCTTTCCGGCATACTTTCCTCTCTCGGCTATCTCGACCTCGCCGCTCTCGAAGGCAAGGCCGAAAGGGAGGTCATTCAGGCTATAAATAAAGCACTCCAGGAAACGCAGCTCTAA
- the ssb gene encoding single-stranded DNA-binding protein yields the protein MYLNKALIVGNLTRDPELRALPSGMQVVSLSVATNSVWRDKDGNKKEDTQFHNIVVFGRQAETSAQYLKKGQQVMVEGRIQTRSWDDKTSGEKKYRTEIVADRVQFGAKAGGFSGGAGAGTSEAPTGGKSGSASKAAAVDTIEYPSEDINPEDIPF from the coding sequence ATGTATCTCAACAAAGCACTCATCGTAGGAAACCTCACCCGAGACCCGGAGCTCCGCGCATTGCCTTCGGGCATGCAGGTGGTATCGCTCTCGGTCGCGACGAACAGCGTCTGGCGCGACAAGGACGGCAACAAGAAGGAAGACACTCAGTTCCATAATATAGTCGTCTTCGGCCGCCAGGCAGAGACCTCGGCGCAGTACCTTAAAAAGGGCCAACAGGTGATGGTGGAAGGCCGTATCCAGACCCGATCATGGGACGACAAGACTTCGGGCGAGAAGAAATACCGCACCGAGATCGTCGCAGACCGCGTCCAGTTTGGCGCGAAGGCCGGAGGATTCAGCGGCGGGGCAGGCGCGGGAACCTCTGAAGCTCCGACGGGCGGCAAGTCCGGTAGCGCTTCCAAAGCAGCAGCCGTAGACACGATCGAATATCCGAGCGAAGATATCAACCCGGAGGACATCCCATTCTAA